The Trichoderma breve strain T069 chromosome 2, whole genome shotgun sequence DNA segment CTACAATATAGAGAATCGAAGTTACTCTTACAGGGTATCATGGTGCGTTAGAATGAGGGCGTAGCTAAGAGGCACTCCTAGTCGGCTTCTACTCGGCCGTAATTACCCCGAGCCGTTACTCGTTCTCATGATCATGAAGAGCCCCTCGGGAACTGGTCGGTATTGAGTATTGATCAATGCTATTTCTGCTTTAGTTATAGTCTAATTAAGCTAGTAGTTGGATGCAACATGATTCTTTTTGTAGCCCGAACCGCGTTCACATCCTTCCCATGCTACCGCTTCATTCGTTCGGATAAGTCTTTCCACATGCATTAGCCAATATGATAGCCGCTCCATTCAAGGTCATCAGCCTGGTCCCATTCAAAGCCGTAAGATCCACCGCCAATGTATGTACGGGATCCAGATCGCGAGTACATCTGTACGAAGCGTCAAGAGTTCTAAGATTGGCATTGTCCGGGCATCCACCCCCGCATCCGAAGATGAGATTTTCGCCCCATGCTTTTGCGGGGGAAGAATCATACAGACTTCTCATGCTCTTATTGGCGGAATATCCTGCCTGACTGCTTCGAGTACCTGTTCCTCATTTACATGGTCCGAGGGTCGAAGTAAGTGGCGCCTAATATTGGGTATATCAAACGCGGGTACAATTTATATGTTATGATTGATCTTCACTTCTTTTTCGCGATTCGAGCAGCAAATAGGCAAATATCCGGAAGAATTGAAGTAATTGTACATAAATCATCTCTCAGGTGCATTAAACGTGAACGAATTGTAGTATCTCAGGCTCACCTCAATCTCGTTTCCCTAGACATATACCGTTTCTTCCGAAGCAAGAGAATCACAATGGCTATTCTCAGCACCCTTATATTTGGGGTGACGGTATTATCCTTTTTGGATCCCATCAACGCCCACAAGACCGTGCTTGGCAGGCCCAACCTTCATTGGGGACCCAAGACACCAGGACATCCATTTCCTCACTCTCCGAAACGCCACAAGACCTGTTATGTCCCTAGCTGCCGTGGTTCTGGCCGTCATGGCAAGAATGACGATGCCCCTGAGATTCTCAAAGCCTTCAAGAAGTGTAATAAGGGTGGAGTCGTGATACTGGATGAAGAGTATACTATTGGTTCCCCACTTGATCTTACGTTCTTAGAGGCTGTAGATGTGGCTATTACCGGCAGTATCAAATTCACCAATGACATTGACTATTGGGTGAAGAACTCATTCAAGTACGACTTCCAAAATTCGTCCGCTTTTTGGCGCTTTGGAGGCAAAGATGTCAACATCTACGGTGGAGGACAAGGCTTAATTGATGGGAATGGCCAAGCTTGGTACGATGCCTTTGCAGTTGAGCCTACTCTTTTACGGCCAATTTTGCTCGTCCTAGACGGACTTGAACGCGGGTCCGTCACGGGTCTTAAAATGCGGAATTCCCCTGATGCAAGTAACTCCTAGACCCTAAGTATGATGCAAAAATTGACACTCTCAGTGGTTTAACCTCATCGCTAACAGTAGTGATATCCTGGTCAGCAATATCGACATTGCTGTGAAGAGTGAGAGCAAAAATCCTGCCAAAAATGGTGATGGATGGGACACGTTTAGAAGCGACTCCGTTGTCATCCAAGATTCACATGTCAATAACAGCGACGACTGCGTGTCTTTCAAGCCCAATAGCACAAACATCATTGTGCAGGGCATGCAATGCAACGGCTCACATGGAATATCTGTCGGCTCACTGGGCCAATATCCGGCGGAGTATGACATAGTTGAGAATATTTACGTCTACAACATCTCGATGTCAAATGCGAGCGACGGTGCCCGGATCAAAGTGTGGCCTGGTACTGACACTCCATTCGAACCCGGCCTATcaggaggtggaggagctggataCGTCAAGAACGTTACTTACGACACATTGTACAATGACAACAACGACTGGGCTATTGAGATCAACCAATGTTATGGACAAAGCAACCAAACTATCTGCGACAAGTATCCCTCCAACATGACCATTAGCGATGTCGTCTTCAAGAACATGTGGGGGACGACGTCAACCAAATACGACCCCAAGGTTGGGACCCTGACATGCTCCTCTACTGAGGTAAGTAATGGTTTACGAAGTATGCCGCCTGTATTGACATGGTGTTTTACAGAAATGCATAAACATTGCCGCACATAACATTTCGGTGACTGATCCAAGCGGCAAGACTCCCCAATGGATCTGCACCAACATGGACGAGAGCCTCCTAGACATCAACTGCGTATCGGCGGATTCTTAAGCTTGTTGGGCTTGTTGAGCATTTTTAGGTTGCAGCGATGGCTGCTGGCATGGCGGTTGACTGTAAACGTCCTTAAGATAAATCCATACTATGGAAGGGACCAAAAACGCAAAACATATACTACCTAATTAAGAGGAAACTTAACCCATTCTCTGCTCTTCGTCCTCCACATACGATAGACATGCAGATAAACATGTTATCTTGCTCTTGGCAATGACTAATGACGGAATGCTGTGCTACTCGAGTTCGCAGCCATCTGCGGGGTATGAATACAACACAATCACCAGCTGCGATCCCCCGCTTCCTATGATGAAATGGCAATCTCCATGACACTTTAGATTGCCATATATGCCGCTTCATTGAGTAGTTGAATACCATACATCATGTTGCAAAATTTTGAGACCATCGCCGAGGGTAAGGCGAAGGCAATCTTGAATACTATCCCAGAACATTGGCGGTTAAATATTACCATCCCCGCTGCCGAGGAACAACGTGATGTCACTGGCAAATACATTCAACAATTCTTAACCGCGAGTGAGGTTGAAATCACCGAAACTGATGCAGTGGGGATCTTGGAACATACGACAACTGGGAAATGGTCGGCTCGAGACGTCACTGAAGCCTTTTGTCACCGTGCGGCAATCGCCCATCAACTGGTCAGTTGATCGATTTGCTATCTCAATattccatcttccttcttgaaCTTAGAGGCTAAGTAACTTGTTAGACAAACTGCTTGCTTGATATCTTCATCGATGTGGCATTAGAGCATGCTGACACGCTTGACGCATACTACCATGAGCATAATAAACCCATCGGCCCACTGCATGGACTACCAATAAGTCTGAAAGACCAATTTCACGTCAGAGGCGCTGAAACAACGATGGGATACGTTGGATGGATAGGCACTTTTGAGGGCCAAAAAGGCACTGGTAAAGAGCGACACTTTGAAAGCCAGTTGGTTACAGATTTGCGCCAACTTGGAGCCGTTTTCTACTGCAAGACTACTGTGCCACCATCGTTGATGTCGCCAGAGACTCACAACAACATTGTCGGATACCTCTTCAATCCCAAAAATCGTCATCTAAGCGCCGGTGGTAGCAGCGGTGGTGAAGGCGCACTACTTAGCCTTCGGGGTAGTCCTGTGGGCATGGGAACTGACATTGGAGGATCAATTCGTATTccctccagcttcaacgGTGTTTACGGCCTGCGGTCGTCTACTGGTCGATTACCTTATGAGAGAACTCCAAACAGCATGGATGGTCAGGAGAGCATTCTTTCCGTCGTCGGACCCATGGCTACAACCCTTCGATCTCTGACGTTTGTAATGAAGGCTTTGTTAAGCATGCAGCCTTGGTTGCATGATCCAATGGTCATTGAACTCACATGGAGAGACGAACAAACCAATCGGCTACAAGCTATGGTCGGGAAGCTCGGAAGCTCCAAAAAGTTGTCATTTGGTGTCTTGAGGAGAGACGACGTCGTCTTGCCTAGCCCACCAGTCCGAAGGGCTATTGAGATTGTGGTGAAAACTTTAGAAACTGCTGGTCACGAGGTTTGTGTCTCATCTCAGTGAAGAATAAACACAAGGGTGCTGACAGTATTATCTCAAGGTCATTGAATGGAAGCCACCACCTCACTCTAGAGGGTTGGACATTGCGGTAAGTCCCATTAAATAACACCTATAGATATTGGCTATACTAACTATGTATACAGGTGGAAGCCTGGATGtatgaaggaggagaagacatTCATAACGCACACGGCCTTTCGGGTGAACCAGTCATTTCACACATCTCGAGACGATATGGCAACAAGCCCGTGGAGCAGAAAAGGGCTAGTGATATTGCGGCAAATAACATTGCCAAGCGCAAATACCGCAAAGAGTACCTCGATTACTGGAACAGTACTGCCAATCTCACGCACTCGGGACAGCCTGTGGATGCTTTCATTTCACCGGTGTCTCCCTATGGAGGAACCAGGCCTAACACTTATCACTATGTCACATATTCGACGATTATAAACGTCTTGGACTATTCTTCAGTCGCCTTTCCAGTCACTTACGTTGATAAgaatgttgatgttgtcgaCGATGGCTACACTGCTGCTAATCCTACTGATAAGCAAGTATTTGAATCATGTAAGTACTTTTCCAAGTAAAAGATTCCACTCGACTGAAGCTGAGAATGGTTATAGACGATCCAGAGATACACGATGGAAGCCCTGTGGGACTGCAGGTTGTCGGTAGAAGGCttcaagaggaaaagacatTGGCACTAGCAAAGGTGATCACAGATCTGTTAGCTTAATTAGGCTACCTAAGATTCAATCTGGACACCGATAACTCAATTAACGACTCAAATATGTCGTAATCTTTATTTATTGCTTGTATTAAGACCACTAAATGGAGCATGGGGTGCCTTGCCCACGACCGTCTCTCCAGGTATCATACTATCTCACGTAAAAAAAGCAACGCTATCGTATATACAGGCCTGTGGTTTCTTTACCGGCCGAAGAACTTCAATTCCAGATATCTGGCCGGCGCATAGGTCAATGCCGTTACCACAAACGTAAACTCGTTGGCAACATCACCGCCGTAATCTCCAATGGTCTTCGCAAGAGGTCCGATGTACCAAGTTTCGTCCATGCCCATAACCCAGGATACAATGCCGAGGCCGAATGCAACCGAAGCTCCGATACCGATGGGTAGTCTTGCGGGATCATTCCAGCCATCAAGGTCGTAGTTGTTGAAATTGCCCTTTCGGAAGATGAAATGCTCTTGGAATAAGATGATGGCGTAGCTAGTGCACCAGTATCCAAGAAGACTCAAAAAGTTTTGCAAGTAGGCATTCAGCTGTTCTCTGCCGCCGACAGCCAGGGCAAGAATGCAGAGAAAGCAGAAGATTGTCCAGATGAATCGGGGGATTTGAGCAAAGGGTCGCGAGAGCTGCTGAAAGGAAATAGCAGCGCTGTAAATACTGATGACATTGGTGTTGATACCGGATAGAACGAGCAGTGTCAGTAAGAACTTTGCGAATCCTCGTGGGTACAGCATTGTTTGGATCAGATAACCCAGTCCCTCGTCATATGCATCGCTCCATTCGGGCTTCGAGTTCAACGCCGAGGCAACAACGCAACCGGCAACCATGCCAATTGACGTAGGAATCGCAATTCCAAGAGTAGTCATCACAAAGACTTTAACTCGACTGACATTGGCCGGATAGTGAACATAGTAATCACTGACCATGGTGCACCAAGAGGCGCTTGAACCGTACACAATAGCCAGCAAACTGAGAATAGCACCACTAAGGGTAGCACCTGTGGCAGCTGGTGGCGAGGTGTTGTCTGCAAAGCGTCCAGTTTCGCCAAAAATGATCATAAAGATGACGAAAAAGATGAACCAGGCATATCGTTCGTAAACCAGAATAGCGTTCAGTCCGACAAACGAGATGGCCAATGCAACCACAGCCAGAATAACGATACCGAGAATCAGGGAGACATGGCCGTCAGATACGGCAGTCAAGGCAAGGCCGCCTGTGATACATGATACAGCCGCCCAACCCATCTGCTGGATGCTGTTGAGTAGCGCAATGAGTTTGTTGGGCCACCAGCCAAAGCTGTAGCGACTGACACTGATCTGTCGTAAGCCAGTCGCAGCTCCAAAGGTTGCACAGTAGCCGGTAACAGCGCCACCAAGAAGTGAGGCAAAGATTGTGACAAGAATGGCCTGTTTAAGGCTCAGTCCGAACTCAGCACCCAGAAATCCAGTTGCAAAGCAAGATGTGTTCATGGTTCCGCTAGCCCATAGCAAGGCCATCGTCAACTGCTCGATCCATGGAACCGgtttcttgtcttcttcctgttTGCGTTCGATGGCTTCGGATTCAATAccaagcttcttgtccatctgGGCTTCCAGGTTGCGCAGTCGCCACAACAGACCACTCCTTGGTCCGCTGGGAAACGACTGTCCCGAGGTATCATCAGATACAACGGCCGTGACATCCTTCTCATTGGCAGGATGGCCAGCCCTGTGGCCGCTTTCAGGGTCGTAATCCATTTGGAAAGATCTGACTGTGAAAGCctggggaagaagacgaaaacttgcacctctttttttcccggTTGGAACTTGAGTCAGTGCGGAGCAGTTGCTTTTAACATTccatttttctcttcagaTAAGACGACGGAAGTCCCCGAGCGATACCCCTGCTCAACCGATTTTTCTTAGCGGCATCCTTTGCCCGCCCTCACGCGACCCAAAAAGattgtacggagtacgaggTAGGCTTATCTTCGGTACGCTACCAACAAAGGCCTGAACCAACTCGCCTTTCCCGTAGTTAGAAGGTCTGATTGCTGGAGGCCGTCGGCTCACCAAACCCGATTCTTGCCCCAACCGGAGAATGAAGAACGCAAATTACGTACGCTAATCATTTGATATTGCGGGGTGGAGACACAATATTCAGGCCGGTAGTTcgtagtacgagtatgcatCACGTATTGTTAATGTCTGACTGCTGATCGAGTGAGGGGTCGAGAGGAATGTGAAACAACATCTCGGACTCATGACAAATCGATATCCCTTCGATAACTGAGCACTTTTACAGCATCTTTTGAGCACTGTTCTTGTTGTTCACTATATGAAATACATAGAgcccttcttcctttccatcatcaagctTGGACTCAAGTCTATCTGTATCAGGGGCCAAAGTCGGACTGATATCGAATTTGCACTAGTGGCCAAAGATTGAAGGTTAGCAGCATGATAGCACGACGCTACGGCACCGGCTATCCGATATTCGGTGGGCAATTTGCTCCCCGTTGGCCGGAAAAAAATGTCTGTCGGTCAAGCTTCCGGGCACTAAGGCTGCGCGTGGCAATCTTGGCCGGATCTTTTGTTAGAGCACGGAGCGCCCCGTATCATCGGATACGTGTGTGCCTGGAGCAAGCGAAGGCTTGATTGTCGTCTGAAGCACACTAAGAACCCAACATGGACTGCGGCGGGGAGAGCGTAGGTTGAAGTCAATTGCCCTCCGCATTATTGGTTGACGCTACAAGGCACTATTACTACAACTTATacaaagtacggagtagacaGACTACCTATCAAAGTGTGATGCCCTTGGAGATTCCGATGCTATGGTTGGCCCAAGCCGAGCTAAAGCGTAAGCACCTATTAGGCCATGGTTTGACACCTGACGGAGGGGAAGCATGGTGGGATCTTCTCTGCATCACCAAATGAACCATTCTCGAAAGAGAGCGATATTTTAGCATCAATTTTAGCAAACGAGGGCCGAGACCCGTTACCCCCAGAATCTCAGCTACGGGTCTCCAAACTAGGATTGCCAACCATGAGATACATGTAGTTTATTTTCAGCTTTGCGTCGGCGAGTTCCGCAAGCATTCCATCTTGACATGTGCGCTCAATGTATTTTTACCACCGCCCCTTGCAGTACTAACTTATAGCCGCATATGATTATACAGAGAATCTTGAGAGGTTGTCtagagaagccattgctgTTGAGCAAAGTGATACTGATGCCACGAGATTTACGAGTTAACCCTGTGTTTGTGATGCGGGGGTGTTTGCATCCGATCTGAGCATCCAAGACCGTGCCTAAATGATGGCATTGTTGTAAATCACTCTACATTCAGTACACTTATTTGCAGCAAATTCCTGAAAACATGCTTTTTGGGCAGCCATATCCTTCATTTCTAGCATTGATGATCAGGCCACTATTCCAGCAATCGATTTTTTGCACTGGATGTGGAGGGCTGCCTAGGCTGTATATCTACTCAGATTAAGAATGAAACCGCCTCGTTTTCCTTACAAGGTGTCCAGCATGAACGAACGGTCGTAATTCTGGTTCGGTCGAATGCCTAAGAAATTACTTGGGGTGAGCCAAGTTAGTAGAATTCATGTTTAAGCCATTCATTccatgagagaaaaagagaagaaagaaaaaagtcaagATTTTGTGCCTTCACATCCTGAAATGGCATACATGAGGTCAAATGATCAGTGTTATTATCTGATTAACTATATGTCGTTTATCGAAATTGGTATTCTTCCATCCAAGTCATTATACATTCCCCTACGCATTCATGATACGACCAATTGTTTGCGATCAGATAGCTCAGGTGAGGCCGGCCAGAATGCATGCTATCTTACTACAGTTCCACAGGCTATTTAGCACAAGGCTGTAGATCGCAAAAATGAAGTGAGCGACATGGGGATGAACTGAGAATGTAGATGTCAATGTACTGGTTTAATGTGCCAGTTCTGCTCAAGCGCACAAATCATCTCGTGGCTACCAAAATTGATTCTAATACTATCCATTGTAGATATTCCGCTTTACTTAGTTTCAAACATTTTAGAAATCATCAATCGTCGCAGTGCTGAGAGGGAGCAAGCATAATTGAATCAGACAATATTCACATTTTCATCGACGGTCCTGGTTAACTCTAGTCTAGGCATCTTCAAATTTCCAGAGGACACTTAATAAATGAGTCGCATACATCTTATCTAAAAGTAGTTTACAGTACCTATTTGAATCCGGCGCACCATCCTGTTGATGGCAGATGTACGTGATACGCTATGCAAAATCATGGGTCGCGA contains these protein-coding regions:
- a CDS encoding amidase domain-containing protein, which translates into the protein MLQNFETIAEGKAKAILNTIPEHWRLNITIPAAEEQRDVTGKYIQQFLTASEVEITETDAVGILEHTTTGKWSARDVTEAFCHRAAIAHQLTNCLLDIFIDVALEHADTLDAYYHEHNKPIGPLHGLPISLKDQFHVRGAETTMGYVGWIGTFEGQKGTGKERHFESQLVTDLRQLGAVFYCKTTVPPSLMSPETHNNIVGYLFNPKNRHLSAGGSSGGEGALLSLRGSPVGMGTDIGGSIRIPSSFNGVYGLRSSTGRLPYERTPNSMDGQESILSVVGPMATTLRSLTFVMKALLSMQPWLHDPMVIELTWRDEQTNRLQAMVGKLGSSKKLSFGVLRRDDVVLPSPPVRRAIEIVVKTLETAGHEVIEWKPPPHSRGLDIAVEAWMYEGGEDIHNAHGLSGEPVISHISRRYGNKPVEQKRASDIAANNIAKRKYRKEYLDYWNSTANLTHSGQPVDAFISPVSPYGGTRPNTYHYVTYSTIINVLDYSSVAFPVTYVDKNVDVVDDGYTAANPTDKQVFESYDPEIHDGSPVGLQVVGRRLQEEKTLALAKVITDLLA
- a CDS encoding glycosyl hydrolases family 28 domain-containing protein, yielding MAILSTLIFGVTVLSFLDPINAHKTVLGRPNLHWGPKTPGHPFPHSPKRHKTCYVPSCRGSGRHGKNDDAPEILKAFKKCNKGGVVILDEEYTIGSPLDLTFLEAVDVAITGSIKFTNDIDYWVKNSFKYDFQNSSAFWRFGGKDVNIYGGGQGLIDGNGQAWYDAFAVEPTLLRPILLVLDGLERGSVTGLKMRNSPDWFNLIANSSDILVSNIDIAVKSESKNPAKNGDGWDTFRSDSVVIQDSHVNNSDDCVSFKPNSTNIIVQGMQCNGSHGISVGSLGQYPAEYDIVENIYVYNISMSNASDGARIKVWPGTDTPFEPGLSGGGGAGYVKNVTYDTFNQTICDKYPSNMTISDVVFKNMWGTTSTKYDPKVGTLTCSSTEKCINIAAHNISVTDPSGKTPQWICTNMDESLLDINCVSADS